A window from Opitutia bacterium ISCC 52 encodes these proteins:
- a CDS encoding DUF1552 domain-containing protein gives MRSTQHDRRSFLRFASQAVAGAIALPVLPSLSMGAPKTQSPKRLVCVGTQLGWYKPAFFANGDDGRLLKPFDDLGVGDQLTTISGLDHKGPTGNGHALVYTLFTGQVLRSVSLDQYVAPELGADTRYESIQLCAGEQRFNAPMSLNQNGIPLPPIIRPSVLFSKVFGGDAASMERQQYLLESGRSLLDEVTGDAKRLNSRINHEDQAKLDEYFSSVRDVEKKLARRRDWLDKPYATPDPKFSLPADENVAHSMMIQNEDLMWDLMALAIKNDACRVFSLTIPLADGALMLNGNLMANGYHNISHHGNKQNKVDDLVAIETAHMNGAARFMKALKETTDVDGGSMLDNTTLLIGSAMADASKHRRVDFPLMIAGGGYKHQRHLSCGDDQVNKNEMACDLYVTVLQKMGFESDRFATSQSNLNAAFL, from the coding sequence ATGCGTTCTACCCAACATGATCGTCGCAGTTTTCTCCGTTTTGCTTCTCAGGCAGTAGCCGGAGCCATTGCCTTACCTGTACTCCCTTCCCTTTCTATGGGTGCTCCCAAGACTCAATCGCCCAAGCGATTGGTTTGCGTAGGCACACAGCTGGGATGGTATAAACCTGCTTTTTTTGCCAACGGCGATGATGGCCGTTTGCTGAAACCATTCGACGATTTGGGAGTTGGAGATCAGCTCACCACCATTTCTGGACTCGATCATAAAGGTCCGACTGGGAACGGACACGCCCTGGTCTATACTCTTTTTACCGGACAGGTCCTCCGGAGCGTTTCACTGGATCAATACGTGGCACCCGAATTGGGAGCAGATACTCGTTATGAATCCATACAGCTCTGTGCAGGTGAGCAGCGGTTTAACGCTCCCATGTCACTCAATCAGAACGGTATCCCCTTACCACCTATTATTCGACCGAGTGTATTGTTTTCAAAAGTCTTCGGAGGCGATGCCGCCAGCATGGAACGCCAACAATACCTCCTCGAATCGGGTCGCAGCCTGCTCGACGAGGTCACTGGAGACGCGAAACGACTGAATTCTCGCATCAATCACGAGGACCAGGCAAAACTCGATGAGTACTTTAGTTCGGTGCGCGACGTGGAAAAGAAACTAGCCCGCCGTCGTGATTGGCTGGACAAACCTTACGCCACACCCGATCCCAAATTCTCACTTCCAGCCGACGAGAATGTAGCTCACTCCATGATGATTCAAAATGAGGATCTCATGTGGGACCTCATGGCCTTAGCGATCAAGAATGACGCCTGTCGGGTCTTCTCGCTCACCATTCCTCTCGCTGATGGGGCACTCATGCTGAACGGGAATCTGATGGCCAATGGCTACCACAATATTTCTCACCATGGAAACAAACAAAACAAGGTGGATGATCTCGTTGCGATCGAAACCGCCCACATGAACGGTGCAGCGAGGTTCATGAAGGCGCTCAAGGAAACCACCGATGTCGATGGAGGCAGTATGCTCGACAATACCACCTTATTGATTGGCAGTGCCATGGCCGACGCCTCCAAACATAGACGAGTAGACTTCCCACTCATGATCGCTGGAGGAGGTTATAAACACCAAAGACACCTTTCCTGTGGAGATGATCAGGTGAATAAAAACGAAATGGCCTGCGATCTTTACGTTACGGTGTTACAGAAGATGGGATTTGAATCCGACCGATTTGCGACGAGTCAGTCCAACCTGAACGCAGCGTTCCTATAA
- a CDS encoding fibronectin type III domain-containing protein, with translation MKYLFSLCILLVSAKLVSAHSHDWKPTRYSDLKAYAPTPIPERVVLTWNGDPATTQAVTWRTDSSVKHGIAELVIANSNGRALKPDRWDAVTTTFKSDINEANYHTVEFTELDPDTLYTYRVGDGLNWSEYFHFKTASTAPEPFTFIYFGDAQNEVKTHWSRVFREAFRDAPRAAFSLHAGDLINLDEKDSEWGDWHGAPAWVNGTVPVIAVPGNHEYYKHNRSPNNERYWTAKDGRTIAVDISLEELEKDLLYRATAKTEGGKTAMVSFNNKDQILEVDQGFTDLTGYTPQNILGSKIDGDPLDDRLRNEGEPRVSTHWRPQFAFPLQNAPEELEETCYYIDYQDVRIVALDSNRKQEEQIPWLRNVLTNNPNRWTILTFHHPMFSPARDRDNKELRGLWKPIIDEFKVDLVLNGHDHSYSRTGALPEGLELVNVPEGYQQAYDPDIGTVFVVSVSGPKMYPITKGDYAVRLAQDTQLYQVIDVETSKLHYKAYTATGQLYDAFTIKKRSGRPNQLIELLPLENRGD, from the coding sequence ATGAAATATCTATTCTCACTTTGTATACTGTTAGTATCGGCTAAGCTGGTTTCGGCGCACAGCCACGACTGGAAACCGACTCGTTACTCCGATTTAAAGGCATACGCGCCTACTCCGATTCCCGAACGCGTGGTGCTGACTTGGAACGGTGATCCCGCAACCACCCAGGCGGTTACCTGGCGAACAGATAGCTCCGTAAAACACGGGATTGCCGAGCTGGTCATCGCCAACAGTAATGGAAGAGCCTTGAAACCCGATCGCTGGGATGCAGTAACCACCACCTTCAAAAGTGATATCAATGAGGCAAACTACCACACGGTTGAATTCACAGAGCTCGATCCTGATACCCTTTATACCTACCGAGTGGGTGACGGGCTAAACTGGAGTGAGTATTTTCATTTCAAAACTGCAAGCACAGCCCCCGAGCCCTTTACCTTCATTTATTTCGGAGACGCCCAGAATGAAGTAAAAACGCACTGGTCGCGTGTCTTCCGTGAAGCCTTCCGCGATGCTCCAAGAGCTGCTTTTTCGTTGCATGCAGGTGATCTCATCAATCTCGATGAAAAAGATTCCGAGTGGGGTGACTGGCATGGAGCTCCTGCCTGGGTCAATGGAACCGTCCCCGTGATCGCAGTTCCGGGTAACCACGAATATTACAAACACAATCGAAGCCCCAACAATGAGCGTTATTGGACAGCCAAAGATGGACGAACCATTGCAGTAGACATCAGCTTAGAGGAACTGGAGAAGGACTTGCTTTACCGGGCTACAGCCAAAACAGAAGGAGGAAAAACGGCGATGGTTAGCTTTAACAACAAGGATCAAATCCTCGAAGTCGATCAAGGATTCACAGACTTAACCGGCTACACTCCGCAAAATATCCTGGGCAGCAAAATCGACGGAGATCCACTGGACGATCGTCTTCGCAATGAAGGTGAGCCCCGTGTAAGCACTCACTGGCGTCCCCAGTTTGCGTTCCCTCTCCAAAATGCTCCAGAGGAATTAGAAGAAACCTGTTACTACATCGACTACCAGGACGTCCGTATTGTTGCTCTCGACTCAAACCGAAAACAAGAAGAGCAGATTCCCTGGTTGCGAAATGTTTTAACCAACAACCCCAATCGTTGGACCATCCTCACCTTTCACCACCCAATGTTCTCGCCAGCTCGAGACCGTGACAACAAGGAATTACGAGGGCTCTGGAAACCCATCATCGACGAGTTCAAAGTCGACCTGGTACTTAACGGGCACGATCACTCTTACTCAAGAACGGGTGCATTGCCAGAAGGGCTAGAACTGGTTAATGTACCAGAGGGATATCAACAGGCTTACGATCCCGATATCGGAACGGTTTTTGTAGTATCCGTCAGTGGCCCCAAGATGTATCCCATCACTAAAGGCGACTACGCCGTACGCCTGGCTCAGGATACTCAACTTTACCAGGTCATCGATGTAGAGACCAGCAAGCTGCATTACAAAGCCTACACGGCAACGGGCCAACTCTACGACGCATTTACAATCAAGAAACGTTCCGGTCGTCCCAATCAGCTGATTGAACTGCTGCCGCTCGAGAACCGCGGAGATTGA
- a CDS encoding alpha/beta fold hydrolase yields MSQEVPTVTGPGPHQRLNFYNDKFGIERTILSTDDWEIRRKQILEGFEEAAGSLPSRVQLPDLDVQFREKVETKLYTHHTIDFASEAGDRTPAYLYIPKGITAGEQRPGIVALHPTSNMGKGVVDGQSERPNRAYGKELAERGYVVIAPDYLSYGDYADYDFANDRYKTGTMKGIWNHMRCVDLLIARDDVDSDRIGNIGHSLGGHNAIFHSVFDERVKVIVTSCGWTPFHDYYGGKIKGWTSDRYMPSLRDDYHLDPGKVPFDFYELVGALAPRAFFSNSPLGDANFDYRGVEKAAVQVRRIYEFYGMPDRMRIGYPDADHDFPLEVREEAYRFIDQWLARGTSTDQR; encoded by the coding sequence ATGTCACAGGAAGTACCCACAGTCACGGGGCCAGGTCCTCATCAACGGCTGAATTTTTATAACGACAAATTTGGGATCGAACGAACGATACTGTCCACAGACGACTGGGAGATTCGAAGAAAGCAAATCCTCGAAGGGTTCGAGGAAGCTGCAGGGTCGCTTCCGAGTCGTGTTCAATTGCCTGACCTCGACGTTCAATTTCGTGAGAAGGTTGAAACCAAACTCTACACTCACCATACCATCGACTTTGCTTCGGAAGCAGGAGATCGAACACCGGCTTATCTCTACATCCCGAAAGGTATCACAGCCGGTGAACAGCGACCTGGCATCGTCGCGCTTCATCCAACCTCCAACATGGGTAAGGGGGTCGTCGACGGACAAAGCGAACGGCCCAATCGGGCTTATGGGAAGGAGCTCGCCGAACGAGGGTATGTCGTAATTGCCCCGGACTATCTTTCTTATGGCGATTATGCCGACTACGATTTCGCCAACGACCGCTACAAAACAGGAACCATGAAAGGTATCTGGAATCACATGCGTTGCGTGGATCTGTTGATAGCAAGGGACGATGTAGATTCTGATCGTATCGGGAATATCGGCCATTCCCTCGGTGGTCATAATGCGATCTTCCATTCCGTCTTTGATGAACGTGTGAAAGTGATTGTGACCAGCTGTGGTTGGACCCCCTTTCATGATTACTACGGAGGAAAGATCAAAGGCTGGACCAGTGATCGATATATGCCGAGTTTGCGTGACGATTATCATCTGGATCCAGGAAAGGTGCCCTTTGATTTCTATGAGCTTGTTGGTGCGCTCGCTCCTCGCGCTTTTTTTTCTAACTCACCACTTGGTGATGCAAACTTCGACTACCGTGGAGTGGAAAAAGCGGCTGTTCAAGTCCGGCGAATCTACGAGTTTTACGGTATGCCAGACCGCATGCGTATTGGCTATCCCGATGCGGATCACGATTTTCCGCTAGAAGTCAGGGAGGAAGCTTACCGCTTTATTGACCAGTGGCTCGCGAGAGGAACTTCCACGGACCAACGCTGA
- the arsC gene encoding arsenate reductase (glutaredoxin) (This arsenate reductase requires both glutathione and glutaredoxin to convert arsenate to arsenite, after which the efflux transporter formed by ArsA and ArsB can extrude the arsenite from the cell, providing resistance.) has protein sequence MTKQILKLYHNPRCSKSRTTKQLLEEHGVDATVIEYLKETPTSNELDALCKKLSVEPKEIIRSNEKRFKELGLSMMDSLSRGEWLTILAENPILIERPIFVKGNKAVIGRPPENVLALLN, from the coding sequence ATGACTAAGCAAATACTCAAACTTTATCACAACCCACGCTGCAGCAAAAGCCGCACGACCAAGCAACTACTCGAAGAGCATGGCGTAGATGCAACCGTCATTGAATACTTGAAAGAAACACCGACATCCAACGAGCTGGATGCTTTGTGCAAAAAGTTGAGTGTAGAACCTAAAGAAATCATCCGCAGCAATGAGAAACGCTTTAAGGAGCTGGGATTGTCGATGATGGATTCTTTGAGCCGCGGCGAATGGCTGACCATCCTTGCCGAGAATCCCATTCTGATTGAGCGCCCTATCTTCGTAAAAGGAAACAAGGCGGTTATCGGACGCCCACCAGAAAATGTGTTGGCACTCCTAAATTAA
- a CDS encoding alpha-hydroxy-acid oxidizing protein: MSDVFNSNYPSIEHLRERARKRMPGFANDYLEAGCFSEINLHRNTADIREVQLRPFYLRDYPGSDLKTTLFGKTYDAPFGVSPIGLQGLMWPKATEILAKAAREENLPFVLSTVATASIETVAELTEGNFWFQLYHPAEDELRDKLLDRAAAAGCETLVILADTPTFAYRPKEIRNGLSIPPRMTLRNIMQMTTHPTWSFSQLAAGAPEFKTMKPYIPKGLNMKHLGLFMNKTFNGRLTTDKIKAIRDRWKGNLVVKGVVTDEDAAKVIELGVDGIIASNHGGRQLDAGQSTIKPMTQLVKNYGDKTTIMLDSGIRSGPDIACALASGAEFTFLGRSFMYGVCALGKQGGLHTITMLKRQLQQVMEQIACEKVDDFPKHLIED, encoded by the coding sequence ATGAGCGACGTATTTAACTCCAATTACCCTTCGATCGAACATCTACGCGAACGCGCTCGCAAACGCATGCCTGGATTCGCCAACGACTATTTGGAGGCTGGTTGTTTCTCGGAGATCAATTTGCACCGAAACACCGCTGACATTCGCGAAGTTCAGCTGCGCCCCTTTTACTTGCGCGACTATCCAGGTTCCGATCTGAAGACGACCTTGTTTGGTAAGACCTATGATGCTCCGTTTGGGGTTTCCCCCATCGGGTTGCAAGGGCTCATGTGGCCAAAAGCAACAGAGATACTGGCCAAAGCAGCCAGAGAAGAAAACCTTCCATTCGTTTTGAGCACGGTTGCGACGGCGAGTATCGAAACGGTGGCGGAACTCACTGAAGGAAACTTTTGGTTTCAGCTTTATCATCCGGCGGAAGATGAATTGCGCGACAAGTTGTTGGACCGCGCCGCCGCTGCAGGTTGTGAGACATTGGTCATCTTGGCTGATACGCCGACTTTCGCTTACCGCCCCAAAGAGATACGCAATGGCTTGTCCATTCCGCCTAGAATGACTCTGCGTAACATCATGCAAATGACTACTCATCCGACTTGGTCATTTTCGCAGCTTGCAGCTGGAGCTCCGGAGTTTAAGACCATGAAGCCCTACATCCCCAAAGGACTCAATATGAAGCATCTGGGCTTGTTCATGAATAAGACATTCAATGGGCGTCTCACCACCGATAAAATCAAAGCCATTCGTGATCGTTGGAAAGGGAATCTGGTGGTCAAAGGAGTGGTGACTGATGAAGACGCTGCCAAAGTGATCGAGCTTGGAGTAGACGGTATCATTGCTTCCAACCACGGTGGACGTCAGCTCGATGCAGGCCAGTCGACGATCAAGCCAATGACTCAATTAGTCAAAAACTATGGCGACAAAACGACGATCATGTTGGACAGCGGTATTCGCTCTGGACCCGACATTGCCTGTGCTCTTGCCAGTGGCGCCGAGTTTACATTCCTCGGCCGTTCATTCATGTACGGAGTATGTGCTTTAGGAAAGCAGGGTGGGCTGCACACCATCACCATGCTCAAGCGACAACTCCAACAAGTCATGGAGCAAATCGCCTGCGAAAAAGTAGACGACTTTCCCAAGCACTTGATTGAGGATTGA
- a CDS encoding GxxExxY protein, with amino-acid sequence MHPLFAKANSLTGEVIAGAIEVHRDKGPGLIESIYERCLIHELELRSLSTVSQQVINVEYKGFVFDEPLRFDILIENCLLVEAKAVRELLPIHKAQLLSYMKLLDVPLGLLINFHELKLTNGV; translated from the coding sequence ATGCATCCGCTCTTCGCTAAAGCTAATTCATTAACGGGTGAAGTAATTGCTGGAGCCATTGAAGTTCATAGAGACAAAGGGCCAGGATTAATTGAAAGTATCTATGAGCGGTGTCTAATCCACGAATTGGAGCTCCGGAGTCTTAGCACGGTCAGTCAGCAAGTTATCAATGTTGAATATAAGGGTTTTGTTTTCGATGAGCCGCTTCGTTTCGACATCCTGATCGAAAATTGTTTGTTGGTCGAAGCTAAAGCGGTTAGGGAACTGCTACCGATCCATAAAGCTCAGCTCTTAAGCTATATGAAGCTTCTCGATGTGCCTTTGGGGCTCCTGATCAACTTCCATGAATTGAAACTTACGAATGGTGTGTAA
- a CDS encoding purine-nucleoside phosphorylase, producing MTETIDYIRERAEGRNPSIGMILGSGLNEFSDNCIQDAATIPYSDIPGFPQSTAPGHKGNLIMGSIEGKSVVCMQGRFHKYEGYGMKEVTATIRLMADLGIDTFIVTNASGGINPAFNAGDLMLITDHVNNMGDNPLIGPMEPGTVRFPDMSIAYDLELRDKTEVAAVNAGVKLHKGVYLANPGPSFETPAEIRAYESMGIDTVGMSTVPEVIYARSRGIRVLGISLISNKAAGLSGQLLTEEEVFEAANAAKDKISGLMEEILKSI from the coding sequence ATGACCGAAACGATAGACTATATACGTGAACGAGCTGAGGGAAGAAACCCATCCATTGGCATGATACTTGGATCCGGACTCAATGAATTTTCAGACAACTGTATTCAGGATGCCGCGACTATCCCCTACTCCGACATTCCCGGTTTTCCACAATCGACAGCACCCGGTCACAAAGGGAATCTGATAATGGGATCGATTGAAGGGAAATCAGTGGTCTGCATGCAGGGACGTTTCCACAAGTATGAAGGCTATGGCATGAAGGAAGTAACGGCGACTATCCGGCTTATGGCCGACCTGGGAATCGATACCTTCATTGTGACCAACGCCTCGGGCGGTATTAATCCTGCATTCAATGCAGGGGACCTGATGCTTATCACCGATCACGTAAACAACATGGGAGACAATCCTTTAATCGGGCCGATGGAACCAGGAACCGTACGATTCCCCGACATGAGTATCGCCTATGATTTAGAACTGCGGGATAAAACGGAAGTGGCAGCGGTGAATGCAGGGGTAAAACTTCATAAAGGGGTCTACCTTGCTAACCCCGGTCCCTCATTTGAAACACCAGCCGAGATCCGAGCCTATGAATCCATGGGAATCGACACGGTAGGCATGTCGACGGTTCCGGAAGTGATCTACGCTCGAAGTCGCGGCATCCGAGTACTTGGCATCTCACTCATAAGTAACAAAGCGGCCGGACTCTCTGGCCAACTCCTCACCGAGGAAGAAGTTTTTGAAGCCGCCAATGCAGCCAAGGACAAGATCAGCGGACTGATGGAAGAAATCCTGAAGAGTATTTGA
- a CDS encoding metalloregulator ArsR/SmtB family transcription factor: protein MLNETGREIKKEFQSNEALCVGLIGIFQLIANKCRFRIVCTLTRGEFCVNDIAEIIGETKVSNISQHLKMLRLAGLISSRREEKRVVYRLADDRIRGMVEYFRGQYLENNSEEKEES from the coding sequence ATGTTAAACGAAACAGGTAGAGAGATAAAAAAGGAGTTCCAGAGTAACGAAGCGCTCTGTGTGGGCTTGATTGGGATTTTCCAACTCATCGCCAACAAGTGCCGATTCCGTATCGTCTGCACACTTACCCGTGGTGAGTTTTGCGTGAACGACATCGCCGAAATCATTGGTGAGACGAAAGTTTCTAACATCTCTCAACACCTTAAGATGCTGCGCCTTGCCGGTCTCATTTCCTCCCGCCGCGAGGAGAAACGTGTGGTTTACCGGCTGGCGGACGATCGCATCCGTGGAATGGTCGAATATTTCCGAGGTCAATATTTAGAAAACAATTCAGAGGAGAAAGAAGAATCATGA
- a CDS encoding FAD-dependent oxidoreductase yields the protein MKRLLILGAGTAGTMMANKLNAALDLMDWEITIVDENETHYYQPGFLFIPFGIYKKKDVIKPKRNFLPSGVKVEFAGIEVIEPEKQKVSLNNGKKLNYDYLIIATGCDVHPEETEGMDGDAWKEVLSFEGNYHRRRTHKLDMSVESNEIRIEVVNTHGCKSARIYEVRVYS from the coding sequence ATGAAACGTTTACTCATACTGGGAGCCGGCACGGCTGGAACCATGATGGCCAATAAGCTGAATGCAGCTCTCGATCTAATGGATTGGGAGATCACTATTGTGGACGAAAATGAGACCCACTATTACCAACCCGGTTTCTTGTTCATTCCTTTTGGTATCTATAAGAAGAAGGATGTCATTAAACCGAAACGCAACTTCCTGCCCTCGGGTGTAAAGGTAGAGTTTGCTGGTATTGAGGTCATTGAGCCCGAGAAGCAAAAGGTATCTCTGAACAATGGAAAGAAACTGAATTATGATTACCTGATCATTGCGACCGGTTGCGATGTGCACCCTGAGGAAACTGAGGGGATGGATGGAGACGCCTGGAAAGAAGTGCTAAGCTTCGAAGGTAACTATCATCGGCGAAGAACTCACAAGCTAGATATGTCGGTGGAGTCGAATGAGATTCGTATTGAAGTAGTCAATACGCATGGGTGTAAATCTGCAAGAATTTATGAGGTGAGGGTTTATTCCTAG